One region of Sphingomonas abietis genomic DNA includes:
- a CDS encoding A24 family peptidase, translated as MQMALIGILTGGLIAALVYAIWTDIRARIIPNPLNAGIALAAPLWWYACGTAPWPGVAIQCAVAAIALLIFMGAFAIGAMGGGDVKLIAALGLWLVPLDFMRMIVWMSIGGGLLTVGMMAWHRLRKNEGKLEIPYGVAIAVATIPILAERYFYQLAR; from the coding sequence ATGCAGATGGCCCTGATCGGAATTTTGACGGGCGGCCTCATCGCCGCGCTGGTCTACGCGATATGGACGGATATCCGTGCGCGGATCATCCCGAACCCCTTGAATGCGGGGATCGCGCTCGCCGCGCCGCTATGGTGGTATGCCTGCGGGACGGCGCCGTGGCCGGGGGTTGCGATCCAGTGCGCGGTCGCCGCGATCGCGCTGCTGATCTTCATGGGTGCGTTCGCGATCGGTGCGATGGGCGGCGGCGACGTCAAGCTCATCGCGGCGCTCGGCCTGTGGCTGGTGCCGCTCGATTTCATGCGGATGATCGTGTGGATGTCGATCGGCGGCGGCCTGCTGACGGTCGGCATGATGGCCTGGCACCGGCTCCGCAAAAACGAGGGAAAACTCGAGATTCCCTACGGTGTCGCGATCGCGGTGGCGACCATACCCATTCTAGCCGAACGATATTTTTACCAATTGGCGCGATGA